TGGTGTGGTCATTGAAGGTGCCTCAGGTCTCCTAGTGCGGATTGCCAAGTGTTGTAATCCTGTTCCTGGTGACGATATTGTCGGCTATATTACCAAGGGCCGTGGTGTGGCTATTCACCGTGTGGACTGTATGAACCTGCGTGCCCAAGAAAACTACGAGCAACGTCTCCTTGATGTGGAATGGGAAGACCAGTACTCAAACTCAAATAAGGAGTATATGGCCCATATTGATATTTACGGTCTCAACCGTACAGGACTGTTGAACGATGTACTGCAAGTTCTTTCAAACACAACCAAGAATATATCAACAGTCAACGCCCAACCAACTAAGGATATGAAGTTTGCCAATATCCATGTGTCCTTTGGCATTGCCAACCTCTCTACATTGACCACGGTTGTGGACAAGATTAAGAGTGTGCCAGAAGTCTACTCTGTCAAACGGACAAACGGCTAATTGTCCTAGCTCTTACTAGAAAGGCTATTATGAAAATCATTATCCAACGGGTAAAAAAAGCCCAAGTGAGTATCGAAGGTCAGGTTCAGGGGAAAATCAATCAGGGACTCTTATTGCTGGTTGGTGTTGGACCAGAGGACCAAGAGGAAGATTTGGACTATGCTGTGAGAAAACTGGTCAATATGCGGATTTTTTCAGACGCAGAAGGCAAGATGAACCTGTCTGTCAAAGATATTGAAGGAGAAATCCTCTCTATTTCTCAGTTTACCCTCTTTGCGGATACTAAGAAAGGAAATCGTCCAGCCTTTACAGGCGCAGCCAAGCCTGATATGGCATCAGACTTCTATGATGCTTTCAATCAAAAATTAGCGCAAGAAGTACCCGTTCAGACAGGGATC
The Streptococcus toyakuensis genome window above contains:
- the dtd gene encoding D-aminoacyl-tRNA deacylase, whose translation is MKIIIQRVKKAQVSIEGQVQGKINQGLLLLVGVGPEDQEEDLDYAVRKLVNMRIFSDAEGKMNLSVKDIEGEILSISQFTLFADTKKGNRPAFTGAAKPDMASDFYDAFNQKLAQEVPVQTGIFGADMQVELVNDGPVTIILDTKNR